The following are encoded in a window of Thermodesulfobacterium geofontis OPF15 genomic DNA:
- a CDS encoding AIR synthase-related protein — protein sequence MNVFRIEVSSKPFFKDAIGAKIKRKIKHHLNISLEDLYFIKVYLVEGNFSEEIIRIFAESALCDPVIQTYSINEYVSLKLNFSFDWVLEIGYRPGVTDNEGKTAEEALSYILERPLDTNKEGVYFARQFLIKGNISKDDVERIARDLLANELIERWFILHRDEFLKNGLSYSLPRVTEYFPPIVEKFLLSNFSDEELIKLSQERLLALNLKEMKTIQKFFSDPKFIEIRKSYGLDSAITDVELESIAQTWSEHCKHKIFNAKIFYKDLDTGEELVIDSLFKTYIKKATEEIRKEKGEKDFCLSVFVDNAGVIKLDEKWALAFKVETHNSPSALDPYGGALTGIVGVNRDPLGTGKGAKLIFNTDVFCFAPPDWDKKLPPRILHPKRIFEGVREGVEHGGNQSGIPTINGSIVFDPRYLGKPLVYCGTGGLLPLYINDEPSWKKGAKPGDLVVMIGGKIGKDGIHGATFSSEALHEGSPATAVQIGDPITQKKMVDFLMKARDEGLYNSITDNGAGGLSSSVGEMAKESGGAEIDLSKAPLKYPGLRPWEILLSESQERMTLAVPPDKIERFLSLAKKMDVLATVLGKFTNSGYFHILYEGKTVGLIPLDFLHEGVPQLELYAEWKTPSYPTKPNVEIPEDYGEILKKVLKAYNVCSKEYVVTQYDHEVQGGSVIKPLTGINNDGPSDAAVLRYDLESESGIVIAHGICPKFSDYDTYWMAANAIDEGIRNAVCVGGDIEYMAGLDNFCWCDPIESEKNPDGKYKLAQLVRANQALYEFTKIYGVPCISGKDSMKNDYLMYLGLNPENENPFGIGNILPDGSLKISVPPTLLFSVVAKIPKYYLAQTMDVKRAGDLVYILGITKDELAGSEYFNLLGIKGGKVPKPDPYLNKKIYLRLRDAIYSGLIESAHDVSDGGLGVTLAEKAFSGGYGIIADLSAIYYEGESLRDDFILFSESAGRIVVTVRKEKREDFEALMKDIPFSLIGEVIADPFLIIKGLNGKVIIRENIKELKRIWKEPFSNW from the coding sequence ATGAATGTTTTCAGGATAGAGGTTTCTTCTAAACCTTTCTTTAAAGATGCAATAGGAGCTAAGATAAAAAGAAAAATTAAACATCATTTAAATATTTCTTTAGAAGACCTTTATTTTATAAAAGTATATTTAGTTGAAGGAAATTTTTCTGAAGAAATTATTAGAATTTTTGCAGAATCTGCTCTTTGTGATCCTGTAATCCAAACTTATAGTATTAATGAGTACGTATCTTTAAAGCTAAATTTTTCTTTTGATTGGGTTTTAGAGATTGGTTATCGCCCAGGAGTTACTGATAATGAAGGTAAAACTGCTGAAGAAGCTCTCAGCTACATTTTAGAAAGACCTTTAGATACTAATAAAGAAGGAGTTTATTTTGCACGTCAATTCTTGATAAAAGGAAATATTTCTAAAGATGATGTTGAAAGAATAGCAAGAGATCTTCTTGCCAATGAATTAATAGAAAGGTGGTTCATTCTTCATAGAGATGAGTTTTTAAAAAACGGACTTTCCTATTCTCTCCCAAGAGTAACAGAGTATTTTCCTCCAATAGTAGAAAAATTTTTACTCAGTAATTTTTCTGATGAGGAACTTATAAAATTATCCCAAGAAAGATTGCTTGCCCTTAATCTTAAAGAAATGAAAACTATACAAAAATTTTTTTCTGATCCTAAGTTTATAGAGATTAGAAAAAGTTATGGACTTGATTCTGCTATTACTGATGTAGAACTTGAAAGCATAGCTCAAACTTGGTCTGAACATTGTAAACATAAAATATTTAATGCCAAGATCTTTTATAAAGATTTAGACACTGGAGAAGAATTAGTTATAGATAGTTTATTTAAAACCTATATCAAAAAAGCTACTGAAGAAATTAGGAAAGAAAAGGGAGAAAAAGATTTTTGTCTTTCTGTTTTTGTTGATAATGCAGGTGTTATAAAACTTGATGAAAAATGGGCTTTAGCTTTTAAAGTAGAAACTCATAATAGTCCTTCTGCACTTGATCCCTATGGAGGTGCTTTAACAGGGATAGTAGGTGTAAATAGAGATCCCTTAGGAACTGGGAAGGGAGCAAAGCTTATTTTTAATACTGATGTATTTTGTTTTGCACCTCCTGATTGGGATAAAAAACTTCCTCCAAGAATTTTACATCCAAAAAGAATTTTTGAAGGAGTAAGAGAAGGAGTTGAACACGGAGGTAATCAAAGTGGTATTCCTACTATTAATGGTTCAATTGTTTTTGATCCAAGATATCTTGGCAAACCTTTAGTTTATTGTGGAACAGGAGGTCTTTTACCTCTATACATAAATGATGAACCCTCTTGGAAAAAAGGAGCTAAACCAGGAGATTTAGTAGTAATGATTGGTGGAAAAATTGGAAAAGATGGGATACATGGTGCTACTTTTTCTTCTGAAGCTTTACATGAAGGCTCCCCTGCAACAGCAGTACAAATCGGAGACCCTATAACACAGAAAAAAATGGTTGATTTTTTAATGAAAGCAAGAGATGAAGGTTTATATAATTCTATTACTGATAATGGTGCAGGAGGGCTTTCTTCTTCTGTTGGAGAAATGGCAAAGGAATCAGGAGGAGCTGAAATAGACTTGTCTAAAGCACCTTTGAAATACCCTGGTCTTCGTCCTTGGGAAATTCTTCTTTCAGAAAGTCAAGAAAGAATGACTCTCGCAGTTCCTCCAGATAAAATAGAAAGATTTCTAAGCTTAGCAAAAAAAATGGATGTTTTAGCAACTGTTTTAGGAAAATTTACAAACTCTGGATATTTTCATATTTTATATGAAGGAAAAACAGTAGGACTAATACCTTTAGATTTTCTTCATGAAGGAGTTCCTCAGCTTGAATTATATGCTGAATGGAAGACACCATCTTATCCTACAAAACCGAATGTAGAAATTCCTGAAGATTATGGAGAAATTCTAAAAAAAGTTTTAAAAGCCTATAATGTTTGTTCAAAAGAATATGTAGTAACTCAATACGATCATGAAGTTCAGGGTGGAAGTGTAATTAAGCCCCTTACAGGAATAAACAATGATGGTCCAAGTGATGCGGCAGTTTTGAGATATGACCTTGAAAGTGAAAGTGGAATTGTGATTGCCCATGGTATTTGTCCTAAATTTTCAGATTATGATACCTATTGGATGGCTGCAAATGCCATTGATGAAGGAATAAGAAATGCAGTTTGTGTAGGTGGAGACATTGAATATATGGCGGGTCTTGATAATTTCTGCTGGTGCGATCCTATCGAAAGTGAAAAAAATCCAGATGGAAAATATAAATTAGCCCAATTAGTAAGAGCTAATCAAGCTCTTTATGAATTTACTAAAATTTATGGAGTTCCTTGCATTTCAGGAAAAGATTCTATGAAAAATGATTATCTTATGTATTTAGGACTTAATCCCGAAAATGAAAATCCTTTTGGAATAGGGAATATTCTTCCTGATGGAAGTTTAAAAATTTCTGTACCCCCTACTCTTCTTTTCTCTGTAGTTGCTAAAATTCCTAAATATTATCTTGCCCAAACTATGGATGTTAAAAGAGCGGGAGATTTAGTATATATTCTTGGAATAACTAAAGATGAATTGGCAGGTTCAGAATATTTTAATCTTTTAGGAATAAAGGGTGGAAAAGTGCCTAAACCTGACCCATATCTCAATAAAAAAATCTATTTAAGATTAAGGGATGCTATTTATAGCGGTCTTATTGAATCTGCTCATGATGTTTCTGATGGTGGTTTAGGAGTTACATTAGCTGAAAAAGCCTTTTCTGGAGGATATGGAATAATAGCTGATCTTTCTGCTATTTACTATGAAGGAGAATCTTTAAGGGATGACTTTATTCTTTTTTCTGAAAGTGCAGGAAGAATAGTTGTAACCGTAAGGAAAGAAAAAAGAGAAGATTTTGAAGCTCTTATGAAAGATATTCCTTTCTCTTTGATAGGAGAAGTAATTGCAGATCCCTTTTTAATAATAAAAGGCCTTAATGGAAAGGTTATAATAAGAGAAAATATAAAGGAGTTAAAAAGGATCTGGAAAGAACCTTTTAGTAATTGGTAA
- the hisD gene encoding histidinol dehydrogenase has protein sequence MKIRIFQYPSKKAERYLQKIVNRVEEFPKKIEKEVKKIGDRVKRAGDKALIEYTYKFDGVLLNKEDFKISKEEIERAYKEISPELFSAIKLAIEKVKKFHSQNLPQSWFIEDKGIFLGQMVKPVEKAGLYIPGGKGGETPLISTVIMTAVPAKIAGVEKIVMVSPPRKDKTLHPALLVAANEAGVDEIYKVGGPWSIFALAYGTETLPKVDIICGPGNIYVTTAKKIVSSFVGIDIIAGPSEVLIIADNTANPEFITYDLLAQAEHDPMSLSILITTSKKIAKEVKNLIPQALETGIRGEIAKSALSKRGSIIIVKDIETAFLLANLIAPEHLEIMVKDPLDYLPLVKNAGAVFLGTFTPEAIGDYLAGPNHVLPTMGFARFTSSLSAEKFLKKINFLKYSPSALKNEAKEVILLAETENLPFHAEAVKIRL, from the coding sequence ATGAAAATAAGAATTTTTCAATATCCCTCAAAAAAAGCCGAAAGATATTTACAAAAAATTGTAAATAGAGTTGAAGAATTTCCTAAGAAAATAGAAAAGGAAGTAAAAAAAATAGGGGATAGAGTTAAAAGAGCGGGTGATAAAGCTTTAATTGAGTATACCTATAAATTTGATGGAGTTCTTTTAAATAAAGAAGATTTCAAGATAAGTAAAGAAGAAATTGAAAGAGCTTATAAAGAGATTTCACCTGAGCTTTTTTCAGCCATAAAATTAGCTATAGAAAAGGTTAAAAAATTTCATTCCCAAAACCTTCCTCAATCTTGGTTTATAGAGGATAAAGGTATTTTTTTAGGACAAATGGTAAAACCTGTAGAAAAAGCTGGTCTTTATATTCCCGGAGGAAAAGGAGGAGAGACTCCCCTCATTTCTACAGTGATTATGACTGCAGTCCCTGCTAAAATAGCAGGTGTAGAAAAAATTGTTATGGTCTCGCCACCAAGAAAGGATAAAACTTTACATCCAGCTTTATTAGTTGCTGCTAATGAAGCAGGTGTTGATGAAATATATAAAGTAGGAGGTCCTTGGTCTATTTTTGCTTTAGCCTATGGAACTGAAACCTTGCCTAAGGTTGATATTATTTGTGGTCCAGGAAATATATATGTAACCACCGCCAAAAAAATTGTTTCCTCTTTTGTAGGAATAGACATAATTGCTGGCCCCAGTGAAGTATTAATTATTGCAGATAATACAGCAAATCCAGAATTTATCACCTATGATCTTCTTGCTCAAGCTGAACATGATCCTATGAGTCTTTCAATTCTTATAACTACTTCAAAAAAAATTGCTAAAGAAGTTAAAAATTTAATTCCTCAGGCTTTAGAAACGGGAATTAGAGGAGAAATAGCTAAATCTGCACTTTCAAAAAGGGGAAGTATAATAATAGTAAAGGATATAGAAACTGCTTTTTTATTAGCAAATCTCATTGCTCCTGAACACTTAGAAATTATGGTTAAAGACCCCTTAGATTATCTACCTTTAGTTAAAAATGCAGGTGCTGTTTTTCTTGGGACTTTTACTCCCGAGGCAATAGGAGATTATTTAGCAGGACCTAATCATGTATTACCAACCATGGGATTTGCAAGATTTACTTCCTCTCTATCTGCTGAAAAATTTCTTAAAAAGATAAATTTTCTTAAATATTCTCCCTCAGCTTTAAAAAACGAAGCTAAAGAGGTTATTTTACTTGCTGAAACAGAAAATCTTCCCTTTCATGCTGAAGCAGTTAAAATAAGGCTATAG
- a CDS encoding ATP-dependent 6-phosphofructokinase translates to MKEFCNYLEFTEEIIEDIDTSVENLGPCKISSPLKLKPQCFVTDDARVTLRVNYNYLKEQFSKNKEIPSLELAGPRPFIYFDPSKVKVGIVTCGGLCPGINDVIRSIVMTFYYSYGVNKIIGFKYGLQGFIPKYGHEIIELNPEVVKDIHTMGGTFLGTSRGHQSIEEIVDTLERMNIQILIMIGGDGTFRAAYKIKEEISKRNLKIAVVAVPKTIDNDIWLVSKTFGFDTAVELACYAIRCAHTEAIAVPNGIGLVKLMGRHSGFIAAAATLATKEVNFCLIPEMDFDLEGEKGLLAELERRLDKRKHAVIVVAEGAGQKYVQKDPPEYDASGNIKLGDIGKFLKDKITEYFKNKNIDVVIRYIDPSYIIRSVPANVEDRIYCGFLGQYAVHAAMAGKTGIMISYLNDQFVHIPIKEAIKRRKQINLNSRFWLSVLESTGQGSLKND, encoded by the coding sequence ATGAAAGAATTTTGCAATTATTTGGAATTTACAGAAGAAATTATAGAAGATATTGATACTTCAGTTGAAAACTTAGGCCCCTGTAAAATTTCTTCACCTTTAAAACTAAAACCTCAATGTTTTGTTACAGATGATGCAAGAGTTACTTTAAGGGTAAATTATAATTACTTAAAAGAACAATTTTCAAAAAATAAAGAAATCCCTTCCTTAGAACTTGCAGGACCAAGACCTTTTATATATTTTGATCCCTCTAAGGTAAAAGTAGGAATTGTAACTTGCGGAGGGCTTTGTCCCGGGATTAATGATGTAATTCGTTCTATAGTAATGACCTTTTATTATTCTTATGGAGTAAATAAAATAATAGGCTTTAAATATGGATTGCAAGGATTTATTCCTAAATATGGACATGAGATAATTGAGTTAAATCCCGAGGTAGTGAAAGATATTCATACTATGGGAGGAACTTTTCTTGGCACTTCTCGTGGACATCAGTCAATTGAAGAAATCGTGGACACTCTTGAAAGAATGAATATTCAAATACTTATTATGATAGGAGGAGATGGGACTTTTAGAGCAGCTTATAAAATAAAAGAAGAAATATCAAAAAGAAATCTTAAAATTGCTGTAGTAGCTGTTCCTAAAACTATAGATAATGATATTTGGCTCGTTTCAAAAACTTTTGGTTTTGATACAGCTGTTGAACTTGCTTGTTATGCTATTAGATGCGCCCATACAGAGGCTATTGCAGTTCCTAACGGAATAGGTTTAGTAAAACTGATGGGAAGACATTCAGGTTTTATCGCTGCTGCTGCAACACTTGCAACTAAGGAAGTAAATTTTTGCTTAATTCCTGAAATGGATTTTGATTTAGAAGGAGAAAAAGGATTACTTGCCGAATTAGAAAGAAGACTAGATAAAAGAAAACACGCTGTTATTGTAGTTGCAGAAGGAGCAGGACAAAAATATGTCCAAAAAGATCCTCCAGAATATGATGCTTCAGGAAATATAAAACTGGGAGATATTGGTAAATTTTTGAAAGATAAAATTACAGAATATTTTAAAAACAAAAATATAGATGTAGTGATAAGATATATTGATCCAAGTTATATTATAAGAAGTGTTCCTGCTAATGTTGAAGACAGAATTTATTGTGGATTTTTAGGACAATATGCGGTTCATGCTGCTATGGCTGGGAAAACAGGAATAATGATAAGTTATCTTAATGATCAGTTTGTTCATATTCCTATTAAAGAGGCCATAAAAAGAAGAAAACAAATTAACCTTAATAGCAGATTCTGGCTTTCTGTATTAGAATCAACTGGGCAAGGTTCATTAAAAAACGATTAA
- the queF gene encoding preQ(1) synthase, with translation MEKKYGEIAIEEAQLEAWDNPYPDRDYLIEITFPEFTCLCPRSGYPDFAIIKISYIPKNKIVELKSLKLWLNKFRNRYISHEAATNEIFDALWNLLQPKKLKVVADFHPRGNVHTVVTVEKP, from the coding sequence ATGGAGAAAAAGTATGGAGAAATTGCTATAGAAGAGGCTCAACTTGAGGCATGGGATAATCCCTATCCAGATAGAGACTATTTGATTGAAATTACCTTTCCTGAATTTACTTGTCTTTGTCCAAGATCTGGATATCCAGACTTTGCAATAATAAAAATTTCTTATATTCCCAAGAATAAAATTGTGGAGTTAAAATCCTTAAAACTCTGGTTAAATAAATTTAGAAATCGCTATATTTCTCATGAAGCAGCAACTAATGAGATTTTTGATGCTCTTTGGAATTTACTTCAACCTAAAAAACTTAAAGTGGTTGCAGATTTTCATCCAAGAGGAAATGTTCATACCGTTGTTACTGTGGAGAAACCTTAA
- a CDS encoding ferritin produces the protein MHNEMENALNEQLKWELYSAYLYLSMSAYFDNMGLDGFAHWMKAQAAEEIMHAMKFYKFIFERDGRVILQEIPAPPKNWENPEDAIAYAYKHEKEVTNKINNLMNLAKKLQDYAAENFLQWFIEEQVEEEDSFKNLLNKLKLIKNAPQALFYLDNELRQRPLDLNLLMTQV, from the coding sequence ATGCATAACGAGATGGAAAATGCTCTTAATGAACAGCTTAAATGGGAATTATATTCAGCCTATTTATATCTCTCTATGTCTGCTTATTTTGATAATATGGGCTTAGATGGATTTGCTCACTGGATGAAGGCACAAGCGGCCGAAGAAATTATGCATGCTATGAAGTTTTATAAATTTATCTTTGAAAGAGATGGAAGAGTTATTTTGCAAGAAATACCAGCTCCTCCAAAAAATTGGGAAAACCCTGAAGATGCCATTGCTTATGCTTACAAACATGAAAAGGAAGTCACTAACAAAATAAATAATCTTATGAATTTGGCAAAAAAACTTCAAGACTATGCTGCTGAAAATTTTCTTCAGTGGTTTATAGAAGAACAAGTTGAAGAAGAGGATTCATTTAAAAATTTATTAAATAAACTTAAGCTTATTAAAAATGCCCCTCAAGCACTTTTTTATTTAGATAATGAATTGCGTCAGAGACCTCTTGACCTTAACTTGCTTATGACTCAGGTGTAA
- a CDS encoding energy-coupling factor ABC transporter ATP-binding protein: MEKSIIKLENISFSYDSYSVLTDINFELRLGEKVGLIGPNGAGKTTLLYIIMGFLKPNSGRVFIFGKERKGEKDFLEVRQKLGLLFQDSDSQLFCPTVKEDIAFGPLNLGKDRNEVKEIVKDIAKLFNIEHLLERPVYKLSTGEKKIVALATVFAMNPICYLLDEPSSGLDEETKEKLIYFLKNHVKTYLIVSHDQTFLKETVDKIYLLKKGQISFYQDF, from the coding sequence ATGGAAAAATCCATTATTAAACTCGAAAATATTAGTTTTAGTTATGATTCTTATTCAGTTTTAACTGATATAAATTTTGAATTAAGATTAGGAGAAAAGGTAGGGCTTATAGGTCCTAATGGAGCTGGGAAAACAACTCTTCTTTATATTATAATGGGTTTTTTGAAACCTAATTCAGGAAGAGTCTTTATTTTTGGAAAAGAGAGAAAAGGGGAGAAAGATTTTTTAGAGGTTAGGCAAAAGTTAGGTTTGCTATTTCAAGACTCTGATTCTCAACTTTTTTGTCCTACTGTTAAGGAGGATATAGCCTTTGGTCCTCTAAATTTAGGTAAAGATAGAAATGAGGTTAAAGAAATTGTTAAAGACATAGCCAAATTATTTAATATTGAACATTTACTTGAACGTCCTGTATATAAACTTTCAACTGGAGAAAAGAAAATTGTAGCTTTAGCAACAGTATTTGCTATGAATCCAATTTGTTATCTTCTTGATGAGCCTTCCTCTGGGCTTGACGAAGAAACTAAAGAAAAATTAATATATTTTCTTAAGAACCATGTTAAAACTTATTTAATTGTTTCTCATGATCAAACCTTTTTAAAAGAAACAGTGGATAAAATTTATCTTTTAAAAAAGGGACAAATTTCTTTTTACCAAGATTTTTAA
- the cbiQ gene encoding cobalt ECF transporter T component CbiQ, translating into MHLEVFAEGDSFLHKLDPRIKILVFLTFAILCAISKGILIPSLYFTLSLFFILIAKLNFKNLLNRLVGANFFILFIWIFIPLSYKSNPYIEFGSFKISYEGIKYALSITIKCNAIILATIALLSTSTIFSIAHAMLHLRLPSKLVTIFFLFYRYISVVHEEYTKIKRAVLARGFRPKTDLHTYKTYAYIVSALLIKSFERSEEIYKAMLARGFKGFFPLFEHFKLRKIDLAFGIGIGLVIIFIYIWGLCR; encoded by the coding sequence ATGCATCTTGAAGTATTTGCAGAAGGAGATTCTTTTTTACATAAACTTGATCCCAGAATAAAGATATTAGTCTTTTTAACTTTTGCTATACTATGTGCTATTTCAAAAGGAATCCTAATTCCTTCTCTTTATTTTACGCTTTCTCTTTTTTTTATTCTTATAGCTAAGCTTAATTTTAAAAACCTTTTAAATCGTTTAGTAGGAGCAAATTTTTTCATCCTTTTTATATGGATATTTATTCCTTTAAGCTACAAAAGTAATCCTTATATTGAATTTGGATCTTTTAAAATAAGTTATGAAGGAATAAAATATGCCCTTTCTATTACTATAAAATGTAATGCAATAATTTTAGCAACTATTGCACTTTTATCTACTTCAACTATTTTTTCTATTGCTCATGCAATGTTACATCTAAGATTACCTTCTAAATTGGTCACTATATTTTTTCTCTTTTATAGGTATATTAGTGTAGTACATGAAGAATATACAAAAATCAAAAGAGCAGTTTTAGCTCGTGGATTTAGACCAAAAACAGATTTACATACTTATAAAACTTATGCTTATATAGTTTCTGCCTTATTAATAAAAAGTTTTGAAAGGTCTGAAGAAATTTATAAAGCTATGCTTGCAAGGGGGTTTAAAGGCTTTTTCCCTTTATTTGAACATTTTAAGCTTAGAAAAATAGATTTAGCTTTTGGTATAGGTATAGGTTTAGTTATCATTTTTATTTATATTTGGGGTTTGTGTAGATAA
- the cbiM gene encoding cobalt transporter CbiM, with product MHISEGVLSPPVLLAGSLLSLSGLILGLKNLKTEKIPEIAVLSSAFFVASLIHIPIGPTSAHLVLNGIIGLLLGWATFPAIFLGLLLQALLFQFGGLTTLGVNTFAMAFPPVILGYIFRKFLQKDKAFFTFVASFLVGSLSIIFSAILIGLALYFTEKSFIPVIITLLGAHFPIAIIEGFITSFIVVYLLKVKPEVVL from the coding sequence ATGCATATTTCTGAAGGAGTTCTTTCTCCTCCTGTTCTTTTAGCAGGAAGCCTTCTTTCACTTTCTGGTCTTATTTTAGGATTAAAAAATTTAAAAACTGAAAAGATTCCTGAAATTGCAGTTCTCTCAAGCGCTTTTTTTGTTGCCTCTTTAATTCATATTCCTATAGGTCCTACCTCTGCCCATCTTGTTCTCAATGGTATAATAGGGCTACTTCTTGGATGGGCAACCTTTCCTGCTATATTTTTAGGACTTTTGCTTCAGGCACTACTTTTTCAGTTTGGAGGACTTACGACCTTAGGAGTAAATACTTTTGCTATGGCTTTTCCTCCTGTAATACTTGGATATATATTCAGAAAGTTCCTTCAGAAAGATAAAGCTTTTTTTACTTTTGTAGCAAGTTTTCTTGTAGGGTCTTTATCTATTATTTTTTCAGCAATTTTAATTGGTTTGGCACTTTATTTTACTGAGAAAAGTTTTATTCCTGTTATTATTACTTTATTAGGAGCTCATTTTCCTATTGCTATTATAGAAGGATTTATTACAAGTTTTATTGTAGTTTATTTATTAAAAGTTAAACCGGAGGTAGTTCTATGA
- a CDS encoding DUF4198 domain-containing protein: protein MKKLLKSIILFPLILLSFISLAKAHFLVLLPDTDNIEGAKREVKLEARFTHPMEGGPNMEFKILDSGVLVRGEKINLNWERVLIPSMKGSSNRVSMYKTTLKITKPGVYQIYVDPEPYFEPSEKKYIKQITKVIIQALGMEEGWDEPIGLKAEIIPLIKPFALWEGNTFKGKVLINGEPASNIEVEVEYLNTKNLKAPYESFITQVVKTDENGYFEYTIPWAGWWGFSAIGEGGKIKGADGKEYPLELDAVIWVKAYPKPKEVK, encoded by the coding sequence ATGAAAAAATTATTAAAAAGTATTATTTTATTTCCTTTAATATTATTAAGCTTTATTTCTTTAGCTAAAGCTCATTTTTTAGTTCTTTTACCTGATACAGATAATATAGAGGGAGCAAAAAGGGAAGTAAAATTAGAAGCAAGATTTACTCATCCTATGGAAGGTGGACCAAATATGGAGTTTAAGATTTTAGATAGTGGAGTTTTAGTGAGGGGAGAAAAAATAAATCTTAATTGGGAAAGGGTCTTAATTCCCTCTATGAAGGGAAGTTCCAATAGAGTGTCCATGTATAAAACTACTTTAAAAATTACTAAGCCTGGGGTTTATCAGATATATGTAGATCCTGAACCTTATTTTGAGCCTTCAGAAAAAAAATATATTAAACAAATCACTAAAGTTATAATACAAGCTTTAGGAATGGAAGAGGGATGGGATGAACCAATAGGGCTTAAAGCTGAGATTATTCCTTTAATTAAGCCTTTTGCTCTTTGGGAAGGTAATACCTTTAAAGGAAAAGTTTTAATTAATGGAGAACCTGCAAGTAATATAGAAGTAGAAGTAGAATATTTAAATACTAAAAATTTGAAAGCTCCTTATGAATCTTTTATTACTCAAGTTGTTAAAACTGACGAAAATGGATATTTTGAATATACCATCCCCTGGGCTGGATGGTGGGGTTTTTCTGCTATTGGTGAGGGAGGTAAAATTAAAGGTGCTGATGGAAAAGAATATCCTCTTGAACTTGACGCAGTTATTTGGGTAAAAGCTTATCCTAAACCAAAGGAGGTTAAATAA
- a CDS encoding uroporphyrinogen decarboxylase/cobalamine-independent methonine synthase family protein: MDYPCLSLKTTHIGSLPFEDPEKAVDLILDFVDIPAWPQLSKLQNESMLIQFNEGLPGFERERKTINTTSSNFEEELIKFYELYFEIIERKNLDLLKNFSLSEDYAKGFKTFLKRIQNLNLPIVKGQITGPFTLATSLKTENKEISIFREDLKDLITKFLTLKALSQGLELKKFSSIVVIFLDEPGLSGFGSSSFITLSKDLVLSILNEMIEILTNFEIITGIHICANTSWDIILESKVNIISFDSFNFYDKLIIYKNFLKNFLKDENKYLAWGVIPTNSEILENISLEEIIRKFRSQLSDLSSTLNISKEEVLRKSLFTPSCGLGSLSESLSIKALELLKNFKSFIIKE; this comes from the coding sequence ATGGATTATCCTTGTCTTTCTTTAAAAACAACTCACATTGGAAGTTTACCCTTTGAAGATCCTGAAAAAGCGGTTGATCTTATTTTAGATTTTGTTGATATTCCTGCTTGGCCTCAATTATCTAAATTACAAAACGAAAGCATGCTTATACAGTTTAATGAAGGGCTTCCTGGATTTGAAAGAGAAAGGAAAACAATCAATACCACCTCTTCTAATTTCGAAGAAGAATTGATAAAGTTTTATGAACTTTATTTTGAAATAATAGAAAGAAAAAATCTTGATTTACTTAAAAATTTTTCTCTTTCAGAAGATTATGCTAAGGGATTTAAAACCTTTTTAAAAAGAATCCAAAATTTAAATCTTCCTATCGTGAAAGGACAAATTACAGGACCATTTACTCTGGCTACTTCATTAAAAACAGAAAATAAAGAAATTTCAATTTTTAGAGAAGATCTGAAAGATTTGATAACTAAATTTTTAACTTTAAAAGCCCTCTCTCAGGGCTTAGAATTAAAAAAATTTTCTTCAATAGTAGTTATTTTTCTTGATGAACCTGGTTTATCAGGCTTTGGATCTTCTTCTTTTATAACTCTTTCTAAAGATTTAGTTCTTTCAATTTTAAATGAAATGATAGAAATTTTAACAAATTTTGAAATAATTACAGGAATCCATATTTGTGCAAATACTTCTTGGGATATAATTTTAGAATCAAAAGTCAATATTATAAGCTTTGACAGTTTTAATTTTTACGATAAATTAATTATCTATAAAAATTTTTTAAAAAATTTTCTAAAGGACGAAAACAAATATTTAGCATGGGGGGTGATTCCTACAAATAGTGAAATATTAGAAAATATTAGTTTAGAAGAAATTATTCGTAAATTTAGATCTCAATTAAGTGATCTCAGCTCTACTTTAAATATTTCTAAAGAGGAAGTTTTAAGAAAAAGTCTTTTTACTCCGTCTTGTGGTCTCGGTAGTCTTTCTGAATCTTTATCTATTAAGGCTCTTGAACTTTTAAAAAATTTTAAAAGTTTTATAATAAAGGAGTAA